ATGCGAGTGCTCGGAGTCAACGTTCGATCGGGCGGCAGCCGCGGCACGGCCGGCGCGCTCGTCGATCGCTGCCTTTCGCACGAAGCGGAGGTCCTCGTTTTTTCGGAGTTTCGCGATAACGCGACCGGCGCATATCTGCGCCGCAGCCTCGGCAAACACGGGTACGCGCATCAAGCCGCGACCGAGGGTCACCGCGGCAACGGCGTTTTGATTGCGTCGACGCGCGAGTTTTCAGCTATTGCCAATCCCTTTGGGCTGCCCGACGACGAATATCCCAATGCCGTCATCGAGGCCCGGTTCGAAAGCGTGCGCGTCTTCGGCGTCTATCTGCCGGGGCAGGACCGCAAGCGTCCGCATCTGCGCTGCTTGATCGCGACCGCCGCGCGCTATAACGAGGGCGGCGTCGACGCAATCTGTATTGGTGATTTCAACTCCGGACGCAACGAAACCGACGTCGAGATCAACCTCGGCCGCAAAACGCTCAAAGACGAGTTCAGCACGGCCGATCTCTACGCCGAGCTCGAACGGTATTGGACCGAAGCTTGGCTGCACTTCCATCCCGACAGGCGCGAGTTCAGCTGGTATCCGTTTCGCAAAGCGCCGCCCGAGCAGCGCCGCAACGGCTGGCGCATCGACAAAGCGTTCGTATCGCAGTCTTTATTGCCGAAGCTGACCGGCGCGCAATACGATCACGGGTTTCGTTTGGAAGGCCTCACCGATCACTCCGGCTTGATCGTCGATCTAGACGACTAAGCCAACTCGACCGCGCTAGGGCGCATCAGCGCTCGAAGCTCGAGATTCTCGACGCGCACGTAGGCTTGCGCCGCCGTCTGGCAGAGCGTTTCGAGGACTTCCTGCTCGTCGGGGTCGAGGTTGGTGCCGTCGCGATGCAGTCCGTAGAGGGCGAAGCCGCGGAGATCGTCGCCTTCGAAGATTGGGATGGCGATCGTGGGCGACGTTCCCGATTCCACGAGCTCGGCCTTAACGGCTTGCCGAAAATCGCCGAGCTGAATCCGGGCGCGTTCGGTGGTAAGAAAGCGTACGACGTCGTGCTCGCGGTCAAAGTCCGTTCCGTGATTCCAGCCGAGCGACGCCACGGCCGAGTAGCGATCGCCGTCGGTGCGAAACAATGCCGCCATCGCAAGCTCGAGCTTTTCGTAGGGATCGTTCACTAGCGCTCGATCGATCGTGTCCTCGCGATCGGCGCGAAGCAGCGTGCGAGCGAGGCGCTTGAGGTAGTTCTCCGCTTCGTGCTTGCGCCGGTAAACTAAGAAATCCACCGCGTTTTCAATCGCGCCGTACAGCCGATGCATCGCGATGCCCAAACAAATTGTCACCAGCGCGTCGATAGCGAGTGCGATCCGAAGCCCGTTGAGGTAGACGCTGGTAACCCAATCGACCGTCGCGATGATGCCGACGATTAGCGTCGTGATCGCGCCGTAAACGACGGTGCGGCTGATCGCAAAGCGCACGTCGATGACGTGGCGCCGCAAGATCGCATACATGAGCGTAATCGGCATTATGACGGTGAGCGTACCGGCAAATGTTCCGAGGAAAAAATTTCCAGGAAGCAAGCGCATAAAATTCGCTACGACGCCCACTACGATCCCGAATGTCACCCAACCGAAGCGTGCCCGATCGGCAGGCCGCATGCCGGCTAAACGCCCCAACATTACGAGGACGACGACAACGGCAGTGACCAGGTTAACGTTGCGGACGAGCGCACCGCCGAAAACGCCCGCCGACACGCTGGCCGAAACCATGTGAACGACTTCCAAACTGACGGACGCCATGCTTCCCAAACAGACGAGCCCAAAGGCAATGCTCCGCCAGCCGCCGGGTAACGACGCGTCCGGAAATACCAAAGTGAAAAGCAGCAGGGCGGCCGTGCTCAAGAACTGTCCGAGTTGCAGCGGAAGCATCGCAGCGAGATATTTTGCCGGCGATAACGACAGTAACGCGTCGCTCGACGCGGCGGCCGGCGACGTGAGTACGCAGAAGGCGAAAAGCAGCCAAGTCATCAGCGAGGGCCGTAAGATGACCAGTGCCGACCCAACGAACAGAAACACGCCGTACGCGAAGACGCGCAGCAGTATGAAACCGATTGCGCCATAGAGACTCTCCGCGCGCGGCCCGGGGCGGGCAACGAGTTCGAACGGCACTTCGCGGCCGTTGCGCACGATGCAGCCGCGAACCGGCGAGGTGCCGTAACCGGCCGCCTGAAAGGTCGGGAAGAGCGTTTCGAAGTCGTGCAAATTTAGGCAGCCGAGGGTATCGCCGTCGCGTAATCCGGCACGCGCAGCCGGCGATCCGGGATCGATGGTAACGTGCGCGGACGAGATCGGCGTTCCGATATCTCCAGCGTGCAGACCGGTGTAGGCCGTCGTGTAGCCGCCGAACATCGGTGGGACGACAACGCCGAAGAAGACGAGCGAGATCCCAATGGCGACAATCGCGTTGAATACGCGCGGCATTTTAGTATCTGCACCGGCGCTTGCCGTCGGTCCTTTTCGAGCGGCTCGAAGGTCTCGGCGACGATCGCAGCCTAATCGTGGACCGTGCACTTAACCCGGCTCGACCTCATTATCGTCGTGCTGTCGCTCGGCATAACGTTCGTGCCGGCGATCGTCCTGGCGCGCCGCGCCGGAAAAGACATCACCGAGTTCTTTGCGGCGGGTAGGCAAGCGCCGTGGTGGCTGATCGGTATCTCGCTCGTCGCGACGACGTTCTCGACCGACACGCCCAACCTGGTCACCAATCTCGTACGCGACGGCGGCGTCGCGGAGAACTGGGTCTGGTGGTCGTTCCTACTGACCGGAATGGCGACGGTTTTCTTCTACGCGCGATTGTGGCGGCGCAGCGGCGTGCTGACCGATCTCGAGTTTTACGAGCTGCGTTACGCCGGGAAAGCCGCCTCGTTCGTGCGCGGATTCCGCGCGATCTATCTCGGCCTGTTCTTCAACTGCGTGATCATCGCGACGGTGAACCTCGCGGCGGTGAAGATCGCCGGCATTCTCTTTGGCTGGCCGCGTTGGGAAACGCTGCTGATTTGCGTGATCGTGCCCATCATCTTCGCGGCCACGGCGGGATTGTGGGGCGTCATGGTGACCGACATGATTCAGTTCTGCATCACGATGACGTCGGCGTTTGCCGCGGCGTATTTCGCCATTCACGCGCCGGGCGTCGGCGGACTGCATGGATTGATCGCGCACGTTTCGGCAACGGCGCCGTCCCTGTTGTCGCTTCTCCCGAACTTTGCCGACTGGCCGACCGCATTAGCGATCTTCATTATCCCGCTGACCGTGCAGTGGTGGTCGGTATGGTACCCGGGCGCCGAGCCGGGGGGCGGCAGTTACGTCGCGCAGCGCATGCTGGCCGCGCGCAGCGAGTCGGACTCGATGCTCGGCACGCTGGCCTTCTCGGCGATGCACTACGCGTTGCGGCCGTGGCCGTGGATCGTGGTCGCGCTCGCGTCGACGATCGTCTATCCCACCTTGCACGACATTCAAGCGCGCTTCCCGCACGTGGCGCCAAGCCTCATCGGCAACGACATCGCGTATCCGGCGATGCTGGTCTTCTTACCGTCGGGATTTGCCGGTTTCATGGTCGCCGGCATCTTCGCGGCATACCGTTCGACGATCGAGACCCACCTGAACTGGGGCACGTCGTATCTCGTGCACGATTTCTACCAGCGCTTCGTACGAAAAGATGCGACGCAGCGCGAGCTCGTGCTGGCCGGCCGCATCGTCACCGCCGCGCTGATGGGTGTGGGCGTCGTCTTCACGCTGTACTTGGACAACGCCAAGGACGCGTTCAACCTGCTGCTTTCGATCGGCGCCGGGACGGGCCTGATCTACCTGCTGCGCTGGTTCTGGTGGCGCATCAACGCGTGGAGTGAGGTAAGCGCGATGCTCGCGTCGTTCGTGGTGTCGGTCGGGTTCTTCATCGCCGGCAAGGCCGGGCATCCCGCGGCGAGCACGACCGTGCTGCTCGTGACGGTCGCCATCACCACGGTCGTTTGGCTCGTCGTTACGTTTGCGACCCCGCCCGCGCCGGACGCCGCGCTCGAGGCATTCTATGCCAAAGTGAGGCCGATGGGTCCGGGCTGGTCCCGAATCCGTTCGGCGGCCGGCCTTCCGCCGTCGCCCGACTCGCCCGCCCAGGCCCTAGGGGGCTGGGTTTTGGGCCTGGCTGCTATCTACGGAGCCCTGTTCTCGACCGGGGCCTTCGTTTACGGACATCCGGGCACCGGAGCGCTCTGGGGGGCGGTTTCCGTAGCAGGAGTTATTGGATTGGTAACAATTGTCCGTCGAACGTTTACATCGAGCGCTTAATTCTCCACAGATTGCACAAGATGAACGTCGCATGCTGTGGAGAACACGGCTCCCTGACCGTAAGGAGAACGCCTTGAATTACCGCTTTTTTACCGTTGGAGCGCTACTCTCGCTTGCCTTGGCGGCGTGCACGAGCTCGAGTTCCACGGCGACGAATTCGGCTGCATCGGCGGGCGGCTCGGCCGCTCCCGGCGGGAAAACCATCGGCGTCTCGATTCAGAATCGCGAAGCGCAGTTCTACCAGGACATGGAGGCCGGGATGCGCCAGGAGGCGCAAAAATACGGCTATTCGCTGATCGTCGTCGACGCCAATCGCGATAACGCCAAACAGCAGAGCCAAGTCGAAGACTTCATCTCGAAGAAAGTCGACGCGATCGTGTTGACGCCGTTCGACTCGCAAGCCATCGGCAGCGCGATCGTGGAAGCGAACAACGCGAACATTCCGGTCTTCACGGCCGACATCGCGAGCACGAGCAAGCAAGGCAAGGTCGTCGCGCACGTGGCCAGCGACAACGTGCAGGGCGGATATCAAGCGGGCAAGCTCATGTGCGCCGCCGTCGGTACGTCGGGAAGCGTCGCGATTCTCGACGAGCCCGAGGTCACGAGCGTGCAAGATCGCGTCAAGGGCTTCAAACAGGCACTCGCGCAGGCTTGCCCCGGCGTGACGATCGTTGCGGATATCGATTCGGGAGGTTCGCGCGACAAAGCCAACAGCGATGCCGGCGACATTCTGCAAGCGCACAAGGATCTCAAAGGCATCTTCGGCATCAACGACGATTCGGCGCTCGGCGCCCTCACGGCGGTGAAGGCCGCGGGCGAAACCGGCAAAATCGCGATCGTCGGATTCGATGCCGATCCCGAAGCGCGTAAGGCAATTGCTGCCGGCGGCATGTACGGCGACGCCATCCAGTTTCCCACGAAGATCGGCGCGACGACGATCGACGTGATTCACGACTACCTGGGCGGCAAGACGCCGCCCGCATTCGTGAAACTCGGAACCGGTACGTTCACGCAGTCGGACGCCAAGAAAGCCGCGCCCTGAGCGATACGCCCCTGCTCGATATGCGTCATATCGCCAAGAGCTTTCCTGGCGTAAAGGCGCTCTCCGACGTCTCGCTGACGCTCGAAAGCGGTGAGGTGCTGGTCCTCGTCGGTGAAAACGGCGCCGGCAAGTCGACGTTGATGAAGATTCTCGCCGGCGCGCAGCGTGCGGACCACGGCGAGATTCTCGTCGACGGCGCGCCCGTGCAAATCGATTCGCCGCGTGCCGCCGAGCGTCTGGGGATCGGCATGATCTATCAGGAGTTCACGCTGGTTCCGCAACTTACCGCGCCCGAGAACATCGCGCTTGGCAGCGAACCGGTGCGCGGTGGTTTTCTCGACGAGCGAGCCGCGATCGCGCGCGCGAAAGCAACGCTCGAGGAACTCGGCGTCGACGTCCCATTGAACGTTCCGACCTCACGGCTCTCCGTCGGCCAGCAGCAGCTGGTCGAGATCGCCAAAGCGTTGGCGCGCCACGCGCGCATCATCGTGATGGACGAGCCGACGGCGGCGCTTACCGATCGCGAGATCGAGCGGCTGTTTACGATCGTACACCGCTTGCGCGATTCGGGCGCCGGCATTATCTACATCTCGCATCGTATGGAGGAGCTTCCGCGGATCGCGGATCGTGTGACCGTGCTGCGCGACGGGCGCGCCATCGAAACGCGCCGCGCGGCCGATTTTCCGGTCGACGAAATCATCCGCGCCATGGTCGGACGCACGCTCGACGCACAGTTTCCGCCGCTTCCGGAGGTCGCCGCAGACGCGCCGGTCGCGCTGGAGGTAAAAGATTTACGGCGTGCACCGGCGGTACGCGGCGTCTCGTTCGCGGTGCGGGCCGGTGAGATTCTCGGCATTGCCGGACTCGTCGGAGCGGGACGCACCGAGATTCTACGCGCG
The sequence above is drawn from the Candidatus Baltobacteraceae bacterium genome and encodes:
- a CDS encoding sugar ABC transporter ATP-binding protein; the encoded protein is MRHIAKSFPGVKALSDVSLTLESGEVLVLVGENGAGKSTLMKILAGAQRADHGEILVDGAPVQIDSPRAAERLGIGMIYQEFTLVPQLTAPENIALGSEPVRGGFLDERAAIARAKATLEELGVDVPLNVPTSRLSVGQQQLVEIAKALARHARIIVMDEPTAALTDREIERLFTIVHRLRDSGAGIIYISHRMEELPRIADRVTVLRDGRAIETRRAADFPVDEIIRAMVGRTLDAQFPPLPEVAADAPVALEVKDLRRAPAVRGVSFAVRAGEILGIAGLVGAGRTEILRAVAGADVPDAGEVTVNGKRVRIVKPHDAIAAGLAFITEDRKGQGLVLGMSVRENVTLAHLRDYVDRDLLVDGRRERAAAEKMVEDLHVRTPSIEQLVRNLSGGNQQKVVLAKWLLGQARVFLFDEPTRGIDVGAKAEIYQLMLHLLAGGAAIVMVSSELPEVLGMAHRILVIRDGVIAAEFSRADATPEKVIAAATVSRSAA
- a CDS encoding endonuclease/exonuclease/phosphatase family protein, translating into MRVLGVNVRSGGSRGTAGALVDRCLSHEAEVLVFSEFRDNATGAYLRRSLGKHGYAHQAATEGHRGNGVLIASTREFSAIANPFGLPDDEYPNAVIEARFESVRVFGVYLPGQDRKRPHLRCLIATAARYNEGGVDAICIGDFNSGRNETDVEINLGRKTLKDEFSTADLYAELERYWTEAWLHFHPDRREFSWYPFRKAPPEQRRNGWRIDKAFVSQSLLPKLTGAQYDHGFRLEGLTDHSGLIVDLDD
- a CDS encoding sodium:solute symporter family protein → MHLTRLDLIIVVLSLGITFVPAIVLARRAGKDITEFFAAGRQAPWWLIGISLVATTFSTDTPNLVTNLVRDGGVAENWVWWSFLLTGMATVFFYARLWRRSGVLTDLEFYELRYAGKAASFVRGFRAIYLGLFFNCVIIATVNLAAVKIAGILFGWPRWETLLICVIVPIIFAATAGLWGVMVTDMIQFCITMTSAFAAAYFAIHAPGVGGLHGLIAHVSATAPSLLSLLPNFADWPTALAIFIIPLTVQWWSVWYPGAEPGGGSYVAQRMLAARSESDSMLGTLAFSAMHYALRPWPWIVVALASTIVYPTLHDIQARFPHVAPSLIGNDIAYPAMLVFLPSGFAGFMVAGIFAAYRSTIETHLNWGTSYLVHDFYQRFVRKDATQRELVLAGRIVTAALMGVGVVFTLYLDNAKDAFNLLLSIGAGTGLIYLLRWFWWRINAWSEVSAMLASFVVSVGFFIAGKAGHPAASTTVLLVTVAITTVVWLVVTFATPPAPDAALEAFYAKVRPMGPGWSRIRSAAGLPPSPDSPAQALGGWVLGLAAIYGALFSTGAFVYGHPGTGALWGAVSVAGVIGLVTIVRRTFTSSA
- a CDS encoding substrate-binding domain-containing protein; the protein is MNYRFFTVGALLSLALAACTSSSSTATNSAASAGGSAAPGGKTIGVSIQNREAQFYQDMEAGMRQEAQKYGYSLIVVDANRDNAKQQSQVEDFISKKVDAIVLTPFDSQAIGSAIVEANNANIPVFTADIASTSKQGKVVAHVASDNVQGGYQAGKLMCAAVGTSGSVAILDEPEVTSVQDRVKGFKQALAQACPGVTIVADIDSGGSRDKANSDAGDILQAHKDLKGIFGINDDSALGALTAVKAAGETGKIAIVGFDADPEARKAIAAGGMYGDAIQFPTKIGATTIDVIHDYLGGKTPPAFVKLGTGTFTQSDAKKAAP